One window of the Limibacillus sp. genome contains the following:
- a CDS encoding histidine phosphatase family protein, whose protein sequence is MTPFVLIRHGPTLWNEEKRLQGHIDQPLSDAGREEVRRWRLPADLRGYRWLVSPLGRAVETARLLGIAEPETEPRLKEMSWGDWEGQRLPDLRETLGADMTDLENRGLDLRPPGGESPRLLQERLKPLLAEIGRDGRPTAAVCHRGVIRALFSLASGWDMLGKPPVKVKNACCHRFLIDAEGRPQVEAMNQPLKPQAPGEAKG, encoded by the coding sequence GTGACGCCCTTTGTCCTGATCCGCCACGGCCCGACCCTCTGGAACGAGGAGAAGCGTTTGCAGGGTCACATCGACCAACCGCTGTCGGACGCCGGTCGGGAGGAGGTGCGACGCTGGCGTCTGCCGGCGGACCTGAGGGGCTACCGCTGGCTGGTGAGCCCGCTCGGCAGGGCGGTGGAGACGGCCCGGCTGTTGGGGATCGCCGAGCCTGAGACGGAACCGCGCCTCAAGGAGATGTCCTGGGGAGATTGGGAGGGACAGCGCCTGCCCGATCTGCGGGAGACCCTGGGCGCCGATATGACCGATCTTGAGAACCGGGGTCTCGACCTGCGCCCGCCGGGCGGGGAATCGCCCCGCCTGTTGCAGGAAAGGCTGAAACCGCTGCTGGCGGAGATCGGCCGCGACGGGCGCCCCACGGCGGCCGTTTGCCACCGCGGCGTGATCCGCGCGCTCTTCTCGCTGGCGAGCGGCTGGGACATGCTGGGCAAGCCGCCGGTGAAGGTGAAGAACGCCTGTTGCCACCGTTTCCTGATCGATGCGGAGGGCAGGCCGCAGGTTGAGGCCATGAACCAGCCGCTGAAGCCGCAAGCGCCCGGGGAGGCGAAGGGATGA
- a CDS encoding glycosyltransferase — protein sequence MSRRKVMIYVQHLLGIGHIRRASVIAKAVAAAGHDCVFVSGGLPQPDLDLGGARLEQLPPAYCRDERFELLDEAGEPIGEAWKEERRARLLALYEHERPDALLIEQFPFGRRALRFELLPLLDRASADRASGNSPRPRIYGSIRDVLARRFAPDKERWVLETIERYFDAILVHGDPAFIPFGTSFPAADRIKDRLRYTGYVVAGEGPPEGVEPSGEVLVSTGGGTVGGPLMEAALAARKLSPLAEAPWRILAGHGYPEEDFQRLRGKAEEGVIVERARPDFDRLLAACRLSVSLAGYNTTLEVLQTGVPAVLLPYAAGEEGEQLLRARLLAERGLVTLLPPDELSPERLASAIGEAMARGAPAPGRLDCRGAATAASILTGAILAGAS from the coding sequence ATGAGCAGGCGCAAGGTCATGATCTACGTCCAGCACCTGCTGGGTATCGGCCACATCCGCCGCGCCTCTGTGATCGCCAAGGCCGTGGCGGCGGCGGGTCACGACTGCGTTTTCGTCTCCGGCGGCCTGCCGCAGCCCGATCTCGACCTGGGCGGCGCGCGCCTGGAGCAGCTGCCGCCCGCCTACTGCCGCGACGAGCGGTTCGAGCTTCTGGACGAGGCGGGCGAGCCCATCGGCGAGGCCTGGAAAGAAGAGCGCCGCGCCCGCCTTCTGGCGCTCTACGAGCACGAGCGGCCCGATGCTCTCCTGATCGAGCAGTTTCCCTTTGGCCGCCGCGCGCTGCGCTTCGAGTTGCTGCCGCTGCTGGACAGGGCCTCGGCGGACAGAGCCTCTGGGAACAGCCCGCGTCCGCGCATCTACGGATCGATCCGAGATGTGCTGGCCCGCCGCTTCGCGCCCGACAAGGAACGCTGGGTGCTGGAGACGATCGAGCGCTACTTCGATGCGATCCTGGTACACGGCGATCCCGCCTTCATCCCCTTTGGGACCAGCTTCCCCGCAGCGGACAGGATCAAGGACCGCCTGCGCTACACCGGATACGTGGTGGCGGGCGAGGGGCCGCCGGAAGGGGTCGAGCCCAGCGGCGAGGTCCTGGTTTCGACCGGCGGCGGCACGGTCGGCGGACCCTTGATGGAGGCCGCCCTGGCCGCGCGAAAACTCTCCCCGCTCGCCGAGGCGCCCTGGCGCATCCTGGCCGGACACGGCTATCCCGAAGAGGATTTCCAGCGACTGCGCGGCAAGGCGGAAGAGGGCGTCATCGTCGAACGGGCGCGACCCGACTTCGACCGGCTTCTGGCGGCTTGCCGCCTTTCCGTCTCCCTGGCCGGCTACAACACCACGTTGGAGGTGCTTCAAACCGGCGTTCCCGCCGTCCTGCTCCCCTACGCGGCGGGAGAGGAGGGCGAACAGCTCTTGCGCGCGCGCCTGCTCGCCGAGCGCGGTCTGGTGACGCTGCTGCCGCCCGATGAACTGAGCCCCGAGCGGCTGGCTTCGGCCATCGGCGAAGCGATGGCGCGGGGCGCCCCGGCGCCGGGCCGCCTCGACTGCAGGGGCGCGGCCACGGCGGCGTCAATCCTCACAGGGGCGATCCTGGCGGGGGCGTCATGA
- a CDS encoding polysaccharide deacetylase family protein, whose translation MKALHAELDAWAATGRKPVFWWRDDDATADLASLRRLLDLREASGLPLALAVIPALIEESLPPLLAGQEGLCLLQHGYAHENHAPPDRKKRELGDERPLEAVLAELKAGKARGEAFFGAAWLPILVPPWNRIAPAVAAALPGLGFAGLSTHGRAPTPPPGLLQVNSHLDIMEWKPRTRFRGEGAVLADLCAELAARRTDERGAPHEPLGLLTHHLAHDEAAWNFLEKLLSDPHVKEMVSWKPASGLFSRHV comes from the coding sequence ATGAAAGCGCTTCATGCGGAACTGGACGCCTGGGCGGCTACCGGCAGGAAGCCGGTTTTCTGGTGGCGCGACGACGACGCCACCGCGGACCTGGCCAGCCTGCGACGCTTGCTAGACCTGCGCGAGGCCAGCGGACTGCCCTTGGCCTTGGCGGTCATTCCCGCGCTGATCGAGGAAAGCCTGCCGCCGCTTCTGGCCGGACAGGAGGGGCTCTGCCTGCTGCAACATGGCTATGCGCACGAGAACCACGCGCCGCCGGACCGGAAGAAACGCGAGCTCGGAGACGAGCGGCCCCTTGAGGCGGTGCTGGCGGAGTTGAAAGCGGGCAAGGCCCGCGGCGAAGCTTTTTTCGGGGCGGCGTGGCTGCCGATTCTGGTGCCGCCCTGGAACCGCATCGCCCCGGCGGTCGCCGCGGCTCTGCCGGGACTGGGCTTCGCCGGACTTTCGACCCACGGTCGCGCGCCCACGCCGCCGCCCGGACTTCTTCAGGTGAACAGTCATCTGGACATCATGGAATGGAAGCCGCGGACCCGCTTCCGCGGAGAAGGGGCCGTGCTGGCCGACCTTTGTGCAGAGCTGGCCGCCCGCCGGACAGACGAAAGAGGCGCGCCGCACGAACCTCTGGGCCTTCTGACCCACCACCTGGCGCACGACGAAGCGGCATGGAACTTCTTGGAAAAGTTGCTTTCCGATCCGCACGTGAAAGAGATGGTTTCCTGGAAGCCCGCCAGCGGTCTATTCTCTCGCCATGTTTAG